A stretch of Desulfotalea psychrophila LSv54 DNA encodes these proteins:
- the rplR gene encoding 50S ribosomal protein L18: MAKTNLKTLARAKRISRIRKKISGTSERPRLRVFKSNKHIYAQIIDDASGKSLVAMSTVDKQFDLGDESGKTAAAKKVGVVLAERATAAGIKKVIFDRGGYIYHGRVKSLSEGAREGGLDF, translated from the coding sequence ATGGCTAAGACAAATCTTAAAACGCTTGCGCGGGCCAAAAGAATAAGCCGAATTCGTAAGAAAATCTCAGGAACATCTGAGCGCCCGCGTCTTCGTGTTTTTAAAAGTAACAAGCATATTTATGCGCAAATTATTGATGATGCCTCAGGCAAGAGCCTTGTTGCGATGTCTACTGTAGACAAGCAATTTGATCTAGGTGACGAGTCAGGCAAAACAGCTGCAGCTAAGAAAGTGGGTGTTGTTCTCGCAGAACGAGCAACCGCAGCTGGCATCAAAAAGGTGATCTTTGATCGTGGTGGTTATATTTACCACGGCCGAGTAAAATCCCTCTCCGAAGGTGCTCGGGAAGGTGGACTCGATTTCTAA
- the rpsE gene encoding 30S ribosomal protein S5 produces MSDFKRSKANNNTEELIEKIVFINRVAKVVKGGRRFSFSAIVVVGDGNGKVGYGLGKANQVPEAIRKGVERARKDMALVSLTDVSIPHQVIGHYGAGRVFLRPASAGTGLIAGGPVRAVLEAAGVSNILTKCLGSHNPHNMVKATIDGLKQLRSAQKIAELRGKNVEEITA; encoded by the coding sequence TTGTCTGATTTTAAGCGTTCTAAGGCAAATAATAATACCGAAGAGCTTATTGAAAAAATAGTTTTTATCAACAGGGTTGCTAAGGTTGTAAAGGGTGGTCGACGTTTTAGCTTTAGTGCAATCGTTGTTGTTGGCGATGGCAATGGCAAAGTCGGGTATGGACTTGGTAAAGCTAATCAGGTTCCAGAAGCAATTCGTAAAGGTGTAGAGAGAGCTAGGAAGGATATGGCTCTCGTATCTTTGACCGATGTTTCCATCCCTCATCAAGTTATAGGACACTATGGAGCAGGTCGAGTATTCTTAAGACCCGCATCTGCAGGTACTGGTTTGATTGCAGGTGGTCCTGTTCGTGCTGTCCTTGAAGCAGCTGGTGTTAGTAATATTCTAACCAAATGTCTCGGATCTCATAATCCGCACAATATGGTTAAGGCTACCATTGATGGCCTTAAGCAACTTCGTTCCGCACAGAAAATTGCTGAACTTCGTGGAAAGAATGTTGAAGAAATTACTGCGTAA
- the rpmD gene encoding 50S ribosomal protein L30: protein MTETITFTLVKSGIGSTDKIRATLTGLGLTKLNKTVTRKDTPEIRGMLNKVKHLVRIDEA, encoded by the coding sequence ATGACCGAGACAATAACATTTACTCTGGTCAAAAGTGGGATCGGAAGTACTGATAAGATCCGTGCCACATTGACCGGTCTGGGGCTAACCAAACTAAACAAGACTGTAACAAGAAAAGACACTCCAGAAATTCGCGGAATGCTGAATAAAGTGAAACATCTTGTTCGTATAGATGAGGCGTAA
- the rplO gene encoding 50S ribosomal protein L15, with the protein MLTLGNLSPQEGSTKQRKRLGRGPGSGHGKTAGRGHKGFKSRSGSGIKPGFEGGQMPLQRRLPKRGFTNIFKKEFSLVALSQLDKFEAGVVVSPAELVEAGMVKKGTLIKILANGEITKAVTVKVDKISSQAKAQIEAAGGTVVLTEVTAAE; encoded by the coding sequence ATGTTAACGTTAGGCAATCTTTCACCACAAGAGGGATCTACCAAGCAGCGTAAGCGTTTGGGTAGAGGACCTGGATCCGGTCATGGCAAAACTGCTGGCCGTGGTCATAAGGGTTTTAAGTCCCGTTCTGGCTCTGGTATTAAGCCGGGCTTCGAAGGCGGTCAAATGCCTTTGCAGCGCAGACTTCCTAAGCGCGGTTTTACCAACATTTTCAAGAAAGAATTTTCTCTTGTTGCCCTGTCCCAGTTGGACAAGTTTGAGGCTGGTGTAGTAGTAAGCCCCGCTGAGCTTGTTGAAGCAGGAATGGTAAAAAAAGGAACTTTGATCAAGATACTTGCTAACGGTGAGATCACCAAGGCAGTAACTGTTAAAGTTGATAAGATCAGTTCTCAAGCTAAGGCTCAAATTGAGGCTGCAGGTGGTACCGTAGTTTTAACTGAGGTTACCGCTGCTGAGTAA
- the secY gene encoding preprotein translocase subunit SecY, with translation MSGLQQATNIPELRKRIIFTLMMLAVYRMGVQIPTPGINGEALAGFFAQNASTLFGMFNMFSGGALENFSIFALGIMPYISASIIIQLLTVVIPKLEALKKEGEAGQRKITQYTRYGTVLLSVIQGSFIAKGLGSMVGPGGEAIVLNPGLHFTLMTMLTLTAGTAFIMWLGEQMTERGIGNGISLIIFAGIVARGPAAIANSIQLIQAGEIALFFVPVLLIFMFAIVAVIVFFETSQRKIPIQYAKRVVGRKVYGGQSSHLPLKINVAGVIPPIFASSIMMFPATIGSFIQIDWVQRVSAAMSPGTVFYYICYVAMIVFFCFFYAAVTFKPDDVAENLKKNGGFIPGIRPGKRTALFIDKVLTRLTVVGAVYLSVVCVLPTILISQFNIPFFFGGTALLIVVGVSIDTISQVESHLHMRNYEGFMKQGRIRGRK, from the coding sequence ATGAGTGGACTTCAGCAGGCTACGAATATACCCGAGTTGCGTAAGCGTATTATTTTCACGCTTATGATGCTTGCAGTATACAGGATGGGCGTTCAGATACCTACCCCAGGTATCAATGGAGAGGCTTTAGCGGGCTTTTTTGCACAGAACGCCAGTACGCTTTTTGGCATGTTTAACATGTTCTCTGGTGGAGCACTTGAGAATTTCTCGATCTTTGCTTTAGGTATTATGCCTTACATTAGTGCTTCTATCATCATTCAACTTTTGACAGTTGTTATTCCAAAACTTGAGGCATTGAAGAAAGAGGGCGAAGCTGGGCAGAGAAAGATTACCCAGTATACCCGATATGGTACTGTTCTTTTAAGTGTCATTCAGGGAAGCTTTATTGCTAAAGGGCTTGGCAGTATGGTCGGTCCAGGTGGAGAGGCTATTGTCCTCAATCCTGGTCTTCATTTTACTTTGATGACCATGCTTACTTTGACGGCAGGAACGGCCTTTATTATGTGGCTCGGTGAGCAGATGACCGAGCGCGGTATAGGCAACGGTATTTCATTAATAATTTTTGCAGGTATTGTGGCTCGGGGACCTGCTGCAATTGCAAACTCGATTCAGCTTATTCAAGCTGGAGAAATTGCATTGTTCTTTGTTCCTGTTCTACTGATTTTTATGTTTGCCATTGTGGCAGTAATTGTATTTTTTGAGACATCTCAGAGAAAAATTCCTATTCAGTATGCCAAACGAGTTGTTGGGCGTAAGGTATATGGGGGACAAAGTTCTCATTTGCCACTTAAAATTAATGTTGCTGGTGTTATTCCACCAATTTTTGCCTCATCAATCATGATGTTTCCTGCTACTATTGGAAGCTTTATTCAAATTGATTGGGTGCAAAGGGTATCTGCGGCAATGTCGCCTGGTACCGTTTTTTACTACATTTGTTATGTGGCGATGATTGTGTTCTTTTGTTTCTTTTATGCTGCCGTGACCTTCAAGCCTGATGATGTGGCAGAAAATTTAAAAAAGAACGGTGGTTTTATCCCAGGGATCCGACCTGGAAAACGTACAGCCCTGTTTATTGATAAGGTACTAACTCGTTTGACTGTAGTTGGTGCTGTCTATCTTAGTGTGGTTTGTGTCTTGCCGACAATTTTGATATCGCAGTTTAATATTCCATTTTTCTTTGGTGGAACTGCTCTTCTTATTGTTGTAGGCGTTAGTATTGATACCATATCACAGGTAGAGTCTCATCTTCATATGAGAAATTATGAAGGTTTCATGAAACAAGGTCGTATTCGAGGAAGGAAATAA